TAATTCTTTGCAGATAAAACCGTTGTTTAGCCAAAAAAGGCTCATTACCTACATCCCTTTTCCTAAAATATGTTCTTTGCATTTATTGCTCTTTTTCAGTCCATCGGCTTTTCCAAGAGATCCTCCACCGTACAGCCGACCACACGCGAGAGCTTATATATCGTCTGCGCTTGGGCTTTATCGATGTCGTTTACGCGCTGCTCGTACATTTGGATAGATCGGAGGCTGACGCCGGATATCTTCGCAAGCTCTGACTGTGACAGTCCTCGACTTTCCCGCAGCTTTTTCAATCTGCATTCCGGCAATGCCATCGCACACTTCTCATCCATCGTCTCGATGAACTTGGAGATGTCCATCTCGTGATACACCGAGTACATAGAGATAATATCGGACAGTTTCACATGCTCAAAGATATCCTTGAAGCGCTTCCCACTGTGCCACTGATACTCCGCCAGCGCCCAGCCTGACCAATACTCAGGAGAAAGCCCTTCGGCATATTTCGGCTCCGGCAGCTTTTTCTTTTTGTAGGTTGCCTCCACGACTACCCTCGCAAGTTCAATGCCGGACATTCCTGCAAGGATTGCTGGGTTACCCCGCTCGAACTGTTCAGCATACCCGGAGGAGAGAAAGATGGATGCGACCCAATCCGCTTTCAAGCCACAGTCGTTGATCAGATAATCGAAGAACTGAGACAGACGATCCTTGGCGTCACTCAAATAAGATTCTCTGTATGCGCGGGTCATCATTTGCCATCTCCTCTCTCAAAATATCCAGCACAAATATGTCGTTCCGATAGGATCTGCTTTTAGCGATCTCGGTTACATATGTCTGTCTTGCATTCGCGTCCCGTTCAAAGAACTTTGGGTAATAAACTGTTTTAGCTACCGGCTCTGCGTCAATGAAATGGATCTGCCCGAATGCCTTTTCAGACACAATAACGGTTTGCAGACTCAGTTTGCCCAGCGTCAAGGCACGGTTCAGGCTGCGCAGCGGCAAGGTGTTTTCCACGAAGGATTCTGCATACTGGAAATAGGAATCGTTTGCACGGTAACCTACGATGACGTCGTAAGCCGCGGTGTCGATTGCGAAATGCTCGATCAAATACTCTCTGGCGTCAATGGCAATCGGAGAGCGAAGGCGGAAGGTTCTGTTTTTCAGCAGAATGGCGATCCAGTTCAGAACAGTATGGTTACCGTCGGACAGATTCAAGACACGGAGCCCATCCATATCTAACTCATAACGATTTACAAAACCGTCCTTTTGATTCTTACATGCCCATTCCTTTGCCATATCCTCGATCCGGGTGCAATAGAAACCCAGCCCGTAGTCATTATGAGTATTCCCCTGTGACAGTTCCGGAGTTTCAACGATTTGATTACTTCCATGAAACAACATGATCTTCTCCAAAGCAGACCACTCCTATCATTGGGATGATACGTCTGAATTATATCATTCCAATGATAGTTTGTCAACTGCCGCCGGAAAAACGTAATTGTTTTTCTTCGCTGCTATGGCGCAGGCTTTGAGGCTACAACATTTCGATGTCGTTCCCTCGCCTTTTTTCAGACGGTTTCGGATAAGGAGCAAATCTGCTTGTTTTCATCGTTTCTTTCTGAACTGATCGCTTGATTTGAAATTATAAATCGGTTTGATTTGCTTTTCAATTTTCACAGTTTCACCGATCGCGTTGATAATACTGTCAGGATCCTTATACGCCATAGGGCATTCGTCCAGAGTGTCGGAATCAACAGATGTTGTGAATATACCTTCCATCTCCTTTTTGAAGGCAGACACGGTGAAACGTTCCTCGGCTTCTTTTCTGCTGAAAAGGCGACCTGCTCCGTGCGGCGCGCTTTGATTCCATTCGTCATTTCCAAGCCCGGTGCAGATAAGCGACCCGTCGCGCATATTGAGCGGGATCAGGAGCCTTTCGCCCGCCTTTGCAGATACGGCCCCCTTACGCAAGATCATATTGTCCATATCGATATAATTGTGTACTGTCGTAAAGAAATCCTCTTCATGCAGCTTCATTTTGTCAATGATCTCTTCGCGGATGATCCGTCTGTTCAAAGCGGCGAAACGCTGCATAAATTCCATATCGTGCAGATAATCATCCCGCTCCTTATCCGCAAGGTATGCTAATTCATAAGGTACTTCCGTCTGACTTTTTCCGCCGAGTGAACAGTACGCCCTTTTCTGATAGTGTTGGGCAACTTGGAGTCCGGGATTCCGGCTGCCGGTGTGGATCACAAGATACAAGTTTTCTTCCGTGTCACGGTCAATTTCAATGAAATGATTGCCTCCTCCAAGCGTGCCTAGACTTTCTTTTATGCGACGTTTGTCCAGTTTCGGAAGACACAACAATTCTTCAAGATCTATCCGCCCGTGTCCTCGATGCGGCCTTGCCCGAACGTCTCTGCCGTGAGGAATGTTTTGCCGGATAAATGAATCAAGTTTTGGAAGATCGATGCGCTTTTCTTCCAGCTTTACAACATCCATCCCGCAGCCAATATCAACGCCGACGATATTCGGCACTACGTATTCTCCTACAGTCATCGTCGTGCCGATGGTGCACCCTGCCCCGGCATGAACATCTGGCATGACCCGTATCTTTGCGCCTTTGACGAACGGCTGATCGCACATGGCCTTTATCTGACCTTCCGCTGAGGATTCAATTTCTTCTGTAAATACTTTTGCAGTTGCATACGCTCCCTGTATTTCAAACATAGTATTCCTCCGTGATCTGAAACATTGGCTCAGTTTATATAGTTTTACGCTCTCGGTTATCGTGTAAAATCAAATATCTGCGTCCCTACTTATCGCTTCATTTATAATTGTGACAGTTTTTTCATCATCCCGATCATTTCCGTATATCGAAAGGTACGTTTTATAGTATTCTTTCGGGTAATGAAGCTTGTACCAAGCGAGTCGTATGTCGTTGATCATATATGCAGCTGCGTGAGCTTTCGGAAACATATATCGGATCATTCTCAAACTCTCGATATACCATTCGTGCACTCCATGCTCGAGCATATCGTTTATAATCTCCTCTGTTAAGATTTGATTTGCTCTGCCCTTGCGGGTAGCCTCCATTATTTTGAACGAAGTTTCTTTATCAAGTCCTTTCTTCATCAGATAATTCATAATGTCGTCCCGTACGGCGGCGACGTCCGATAGCGAGCAGATTCCGTTGCTTATCAATTCCTGCGCATTGTCAAGCCATACGCCCGTTCCGTGAGAGAGACCGGAAATTTTGGTAAGATCGGAAAAGTTTCTTGGTTCGCATAATTTTAACATCTGTCGAACAAACGGATCATCCGTTTCCGGAAGAGACAGCGTTCCCGTGTTGCATTCGAATTCTGCAGATGTTGCACCAAGCGCATCAAAAGAAGTATACAGGCTGTAGACGATCGGATCGTTCATTGGAATATCGCTGACTTTTACACCGGTGGTCTCCTCTAAATGATGGATCATATCAAAAACGGAATGCCCTAATATATCCATCGTAAGACAGCTGTCAAAAAGCCCATAAGCATGAAAATGTGTGGAAACTTTTTCATGTTCACTATCGCTGGCGGGATACTGAAGCGGGGTAAAATCCTCGGCGTCGAACCCGTCCGGGATTATTATTAGTGCTCCCGGGTGGCGTCCGGTGTTGCGTTTTATACCGATCAGACCTTGTGCCAACAAAGCGACTTCTTCTTCATTTATTGTTAAGTTGTGGTCTTTTATATAGAGATCGACATATTGTGTAGCGGTTTTTTCTGACATAGTAGAAATCGTACCCGCAAAAAAGACGTGGTCTCTTCCAAACATAGTGCGCAGACAGTTTTGCGCAAACGATTGATATTCTCCCGCAAAATTCAAATCGATATCCGGGACCTTATCTCCATTTAATCCTGCAAAAGTTTCAAAAGGAACGTTATGCCCGTCGCCGTTCATTTTTGAAGAGCAAATCGGGCAG
This Clostridia bacterium DNA region includes the following protein-coding sequences:
- a CDS encoding helix-turn-helix transcriptional regulator; the protein is MTRAYRESYLSDAKDRLSQFFDYLINDCGLKADWVASIFLSSGYAEQFERGNPAILAGMSGIELARVVVEATYKKKKLPEPKYAEGLSPEYWSGWALAEYQWHSGKRFKDIFEHVKLSDIISMYSVYHEMDISKFIETMDEKCAMALPECRLKKLRESRGLSQSELAKISGVSLRSIQMYEQRVNDIDKAQAQTIYKLSRVVGCTVEDLLEKPMD
- a CDS encoding DUF3990 domain-containing protein, producing MEKIMLFHGSNQIVETPELSQGNTHNDYGLGFYCTRIEDMAKEWACKNQKDGFVNRYELDMDGLRVLNLSDGNHTVLNWIAILLKNRTFRLRSPIAIDAREYLIEHFAIDTAAYDVIVGYRANDSYFQYAESFVENTLPLRSLNRALTLGKLSLQTVIVSEKAFGQIHFIDAEPVAKTVYYPKFFERDANARQTYVTEIAKSRSYRNDIFVLDILREEMANDDPRIQRILFE
- a CDS encoding RtcB family protein, producing the protein MFEIQGAYATAKVFTEEIESSAEGQIKAMCDQPFVKGAKIRVMPDVHAGAGCTIGTTMTVGEYVVPNIVGVDIGCGMDVVKLEEKRIDLPKLDSFIRQNIPHGRDVRARPHRGHGRIDLEELLCLPKLDKRRIKESLGTLGGGNHFIEIDRDTEENLYLVIHTGSRNPGLQVAQHYQKRAYCSLGGKSQTEVPYELAYLADKERDDYLHDMEFMQRFAALNRRIIREEIIDKMKLHEEDFFTTVHNYIDMDNMILRKGAVSAKAGERLLIPLNMRDGSLICTGLGNDEWNQSAPHGAGRLFSRKEAEERFTVSAFKKEMEGIFTTSVDSDTLDECPMAYKDPDSIINAIGETVKIEKQIKPIYNFKSSDQFRKKR